The genomic stretch TGCCTCAAGGCTTAATTTATGTACGATAACTTAACCTAATTTTCTAAAATTTTCAGTTGAAAATTTCTTAGATTCATATAGTAAATTGGTATTTATACTGTTATTGAATAAATGATAATTTAAAGTTTTAAAGAGATAGATTTAAAATTTTCATCTTGAATTATAAGTTTATCTACCTTAATACCTTTAGGTGTGTCAAACAGGAAATCTTCAGAACGAGCTTCACCTGGAGAGAAAGGTTTACTTAACAAATCAGTATCATATTTTATCTCCTTATCTTTACTATCGTATTCGTTGCCTTTTGAGTCAACTAATTTTGGGAATGCAAGCAATAACAATGCGTCATCATTTCGTTGTCTTTTGGCACTTGTATTTTTAACAGTTACAGAAACCACTGTCCAAACTTCAGCTGCTTCATGTGTCGTGTACTTTCCTTGAATTTTTTGTCCTGCATATTTAACACCTGTAACGCTAACTTCCCAACCTTTGCGATTAACTTTACCGTTAACTGCTTTTGAAACTAGTTCAATCTTAGTTGTATCGGCAGTATTTGCTTGAGATGATGAAGGCTCTAATTTTGCTTTTTCCGAAGGTGTACAGGCTGAAATGATAAGTAAGAATGCTGCAATAGATAAGTATTTAAATTTATTCATGGTTACACTCTGGTTATATATCCAAACCTCTTTAACGCCTTTTAGAGGTTCGTTATTATAATTCCCAAAAATTGCTACATATATTTCACTTTCTCGGCTCCTGACCGAACCAAACCTAAAACCCAATCACAGAAACCGCCTTTCGCTTCTGCTCTGGCAGTTCGCCTAAACGAGTGGGTGCTGACTCCCTTTAAACTGAGATGAATGGCTCTTATATGCGCCCTTGTAAGGGTTGCAGTTTTTGGAGCTATGCCGAAACTAGATTCTTGGTGAGGTAAAAGTTGGGGCTTCGTCGGCATACACTCCAAAACCCGCTCTCCATCATTGTTATGGTTTTCTGGTTTTCTGGCTATCTGGTTCTCCAAACTTTTGGGTTAGCGCTTCAATAATGACTGAGGTCACGGTAATTCCCTGCTCTTTGGCTTTAGACATCCAGTAGCGACGTTGGGTGAGAGGGACTTTGACACACAGATTGACCATCTGTTCAAGCTCTGGAGTTTCTTCTGGTAAACCATCTTTTTGGTTTTCTGTACTTATGGTTTCCTGGTTATCTGGTTCTGTTTCTCTGGCTTTTTTAATCAAATCTCCGTACTTGCTCATTTCAAAATCTCCATAACTTCTTTGCCGAGGGCGATGTAATCAGCCCAAGCTGTTTTTAAACGTGAGTCATCAACATCCCGAATGGGGACACCAGCCATTGCTGCTTTCTCAAAGCCGACAGTACGCCGGATCATTGCCCCAAATACGGGGATGCCTCCATTCAACAAATCCTGACGCAGTGTTTCACCTTCCTTGCTGGGATAGGGAGGAACAATAGTCAGCAAGCAGCGATAGTTTGCCTCTCCCAAATCTTTTACCATCAAAAGCATTGGCTCAAGGCTTACGATGTCGGGCTTTGTCGGCAGTATTAGAAGGTCGCAGCCCTTGGCTAATTCCTTTAAATCATCTGAGTCAGGTCTTGCTGGGGTGTCGATGACCACAAATTGAGCATCAGCAATTACTTTGAGGGCTTGGCGTTCGTCCACCGCAGGAAAGGGGAATGACCCGCGTTTTGACCACGCCAGGGCGGTACGGTTCTGGTCGCCATCTACAAGAACTGTTTTACCTAGTTCACTAAAGAAGGTTGCAAGATGCACTGCTGTAGTGCTTTTGCCCACCCCTCCCTTGTACCCAGTGATAGTAACAATTTTCTTTTGACTTGACATATTTCTGGTTAACCATAATTCTGGTTATTTGGTTATCTGGTTTTATCTAAATGATACTAACAGATGTAACAGCAGTTGTCGTTTAGTATCGTGTAAACGATTATATGTAATGAGTTATGCTAATCACGTGAGAGTCTATCAAATATTACTAAAATGGAGCTATTTAATCCTCTTAAAAAAGATAAACTTCATCCACACTTTCTAAAGCTTATTCAAGAGCCAGATATATATGCCCAAGAGGTTTTATTAGAATGGGCTGATGGTTTTGTGGATAGAGATAACAAATTTATTCTAGAATTTCAGACTACCTTTAATTCCTCATTTTGGGAACTATATATATTTGCTTGTTTAAAAGAACTAAATTTGACAGTTGATTTTTCTTATTCTAGCCCCGACTTTGTAGTTACAACACCAAACAAGTTCTTCTGTCTTGAAGCGACAACGGCAAATAACGCAAAAGATTCACCTCCAGAATGGGATGACGAGGTAAAGCTTCAAACAATTCTAGATCAGAATGTAGAATTAGATTTAAAGTTGGTAGCTCAAGTTGCAACAATTAGGTTAGCAAATGCTTTAGTATCAAAGTATGAGAAATATCAAAAGAGTTACGGAAATCTAGCTCATGTAAAAGGCTTGCCTTTTGTCGTAGCCATTGCTCCTTTTGAACAGCCATTTTTTTACTATCAAAGTATTCAAGCTATAACAAGAGTGCTTTATGCCTGTGACATGACTGATGAAGGCTTTAAAAGTTTAGATTTTATAGAAAAACAAAATGGGTCAAAAATTCCTTTAGGGTATTTTGCTAATGAGCGAATGAAGGACATAAGCGCTGTGATATTTACGAACACTGCTACCTTTGGAAAGGTTCGCGCACTGAGCAAAGACCCAAATTTTATATTGTTTGAGGTTTTTCGATATAACGACAAAGGTATTCCCCCTATTCCTGAAATATATGAAAAAAGAAACTATCATGAAACATTACTTGATGGTTTACATATATTTCATAACCCTTATGCAGACGCACCTCTAGATTACGAGGTTTTTAATTCTTCAGAAGTTGTACAACACATTTTTGATACTGATCAACAAATACTGATGGATAATGTCAAAGAGGGAGCGTTGATAATGCGTCAACTGTTAAGGTTAACTCCTTACTAAACTTTCAATAGATAGGCAATTAAAGATTTGTAATAAAACTGTTGCTGGAGTTATCTTTTTATAGCACGTAATCTAAAACCCAATGACCGAAACAGCCTTACGCTTCTGCTCTGGCGTAACCTCCAGATAACGCTGCAACGTCCCCAGGTCACTGTGACCAGAGATTTCTTGAATAGTTCTCAAAGGTATCCCAGCGCTTGACATCTGCGTGAGGGCAGTTCGCCTAAACGAATGGGTGCTGACTCCCTTTAGACTGAGATGAATGGCTCTTATATGCGCTCAGTGAATGGTTGCAGTTTTTGGAGCTATGCCGAAACTAGATTCTTGGTGAGGTAAAAGTTGGGGCTTCGTCGGCATACACTCCAAAACCCGCTCTCCATCATTATTATGGTTTTCTGGTTTTCTGGGTGTCTGGTTCTCCAAACTTTTGGGTTAGCGCTTCAATAGCAAATATTTGCACCGTTGTATCAAAGAAGAGAAGTTCTAGGGGAGGGAAGAGGGGCGACCCTCGAACCTTACCTGCTCAGATTAAAATACAGTTAGCAAAGTTGGGGTTTAGTTTAGAGGATCTTAATTGATGAATTTACAAGAAATTATTAATTCTATTAATAACTTGCCCACAGAAGAACGCGACTATTTATTTGAGTTTCTACGCCAAAAAAAGGAGGAATCTAGAGGCGATAAATTTTGGCAGGGACTACAGAAATTTAGACAGGTAATCCAAAGCGAGGGGATTATCTTTACTGATGAGGATTTCGCTGATTTACGAGACAAGAGTGTAGGTAGAGAAGTTGATTTATGAGTTTACGATTTTTACTTGATACTAACATTCTTTCAGAGCCAGCACGTCCTATTCCTAATGCCAATGTTTTACACCAACTAGATATTTATAAGTCAGAAGTGGCTGTTTCTAGTGTTGTTGTTCATGAACTTCTATATGGTTGTTTGCGGTTGCCAGAATCTAAGCGGCGAGAGTATCTTAGAAATTATATTTATGAGTCGGTCTTAAATTTACCAGTATTTGATTATGATTTAAAGGCAGCACAATGGCACGCCCAAGAAAGGGCTAGATTATCCCAGATTGGTAAAACTCCTGCTTTTGTAGATGGTCAAATTGCGAGTATTGCTTTCTGTAATAATTTAATTTTGGTAACTAATAATATTTCGGATTTTGAGTTTTTTAATGGTTTAAACGTTGAAAATTGGTTTGTTAGTAAAGGTGAAGGCTAAGTTATGGGTGCGTTTCTACTCACAATATAAACGCTGCTACTCTGGCGTTACCTCGCTTAGAACGCTGCAACGTCTTGGGGTCGTTGTGACCAGATATTTCTTGAATAGTTCGAGGGAGGTATCCCCGCGCTGGACATCTGCGTGAGGGCAGTCCGCCTAAACTAATGGGTGCTGACTCCTTCTACACCAATCCGCTTGCCTTTAAAAATGAGATGGCACTAAAATTTAAGATGATGAGTATAATTTGGAGATATCGTGTCTGAAAATTTACTTATTTGTATAGGTGATGGCGACAATATAGGCGATGTAATTGATTTTTACTTACTATCAGAGAATCTTGCAGAAGCTAGTAAATTTTCATTTCAAGTAAAGGCAGCTATAGAGAAAATAGCGGAGTTTGCTCAAAATGAAATGAATGCTTCCTTAGTTTATGTAGCTGGTGACGATATATGCTTCACGGTTCAAGCAAATCTTAATATCTTAAGCAACTTAGTTTGCTACTCCAATTTCTTTTTAAAAACCACCGGTAAAACCATGTCATTTGGTGTAGGTCAAACATCAGTTGAAGCACTAGTTTCTTTGAGAAAAGCAAAGGTATCTGGCAAAGGTCGTGTGATCAATTTTAGAGGCGGTGACAATTGAAAAGTGTGTACATATTTGTAACTACTGACAGACCAGATATATATATTAATTCAATCGTACATTGGCTCAAAAAAGGGATAAATCAGATTTTTCTTATCCAAGTAGAAGACAATAAAATTGAGCAAGTAAAACTTAATTTACTTCGGTTAAATATTTATAATTTGCTTAAGGATCTTGCATCAGGATTCTATAGATATTATACTGGTACCCTTAGAGATACGTTAATTGATTTAAGTAATGAGTATAATAATCATGACCTTGCCGAAATTAAATCAAAATACAATTCTTGGTATAGTCAGATCATATCAGATGATATTAGATGTGAAACAGTTCCTCCAATTAAATATTTAGAATTAAAGCAATATATCTCTTCAATTTATAAAAAAAATAAAAATATTATTATTGATGTAACTCCAGTATCTAAAATTTATATAGCTGACATCCTAGCTTGCTGCCTTCTTGAAAACATAAATAGTTTATATACGTTTGAGTTATTAATTACACCAGATTTTGGTAAGCCTTGGAAGATTCTTATTCATGAGTTAGATGAAGGTAAGCAATATAAATACTCTAACTTAGTAGAGACACCAATTTTTCAAGAAAGTGCTAAAGCTATTTTATTTCGGACAACTCCTCTTTTAATTTCAATAGTTGGTACGATTTTATTTGTCTCTTTGACACTTGCTGCCTCGTTCTTCTTTGGTGCTTTAAGTAGTTTTTTTGTACAAGTTGTAAGTATTGTTGGGACAGTGTTAGGAATTATTTCATTCTTTCTCATATATTTTCCTATACGTGGTAAATAATTCGCCCAAACGTGGAGACGAGAGTACTATTGAATCTTCCCTCCCTGCCGCTTCGATGTCGGTTAGCTACCAAATCCTACATTCTTCAAAAGTCCAAAGCTGAGATCGCGTTCTGCTTCTGCTTTTCAGTTACACCCAGATATCGCTCCAAAGCCGCCAAAGTCCGATGCCCCGATATCTCTTGTATGTGGCGCAACGGTATCCCGGCATCGCTCATCCTGGTTAACGCAGTCCTCCTGAAACTATGGGTACTAACGCCCTCAATGCCCAGCCGCACACAGGTATCTCTAAGGATTTTGTCAGCGCTGACCTTGTGGATATGTAACAACCCATGCCGACCAGGAAACAAGAACTCCTTGCGGCGGTTGGGGTTGTACTCTTCTAAATACTGCCTTAGCTTGGGATGCACTTGGATTTCCCTGGTGTCTCGCTTGCCTTTGGTGTTGACACTGCGTAGCACTAACACGCCTCTGACCCCGTTGCTGCCAAACACATCTTTCACTGCCAAAGTGCAGGCTTCGTTGATCCGGCAGGCAGCATAAAGGCACACGCCGAATAAAGCGCGATCACGTGGGTTGACAAAGCCCTCAGTAAATAGGACATTAATTTGGTCAGGGGTAAGGATTTCTGCCCTGCCGAAGCGGTTTATTTTCATAGGGTCTAGCCTACATTGTCTAAACACACAAACACAATGTAAACGCCCAAAAAGCCTAATCTGACGTGAGGGATGACACCCGGTTAACCCAGACTTATCAATCAGCCCTCAAGCACGAACGCCAGAACCCGCATTATTCCGTTGTCTGATAAAAATAGCTTATGGAGAGCAGCGTGATTACCACTGAATGGTATGATCTCTGCTCATAAGCAACTGCACCCAAGATGTGATTTTATTCACTCACCACCGTTGCTGTACCCTTTGGTGCGGTGTCAACAATTGCCAAAATTTTAGGGAGCAGCAGTTGAATATCTGCTAATCGATTCGATGGCACTTGCAATACCAAAACAGCTAAATCTAGAACTGCCAAATTTTGCTGAAACGGCAGATTGCGATCCACCGTAATAAATACATCAAATTCAATTTCGGCTAAACGCAAAAGTTCTCCATCTTTGATGCCAGCCCAACCCATCTGTGGCACGGTTTTCACTATATGGTTTGACAACTGCCTTGCCAGTCTTCGGTCAATACACTCGTCAATCAAAATATTCACACTATGCAACCAGCTTCAGGATCTGCGCTTGTGCGGCTTCCAGAAAAGCAATCACCTGTTCTCGCTTGACTGTGGGAAATCCGTCTAGAAAATCATCAATGGACTCTCCCGCCTTTAAATAATCCAGCAGGGTTTGCACAGGTACTCGCGTTCCTGCGAAGACTGGCGTACCACTCATCACATCTGGCGATGCGGTAATGATTGCTGACTGACTCATTATCCCCCTTATAAAAGCATTGCAAGTCGGCTATCTCATTCTAATTAACTGCCCTGACTCTTGTGGTAGCGACAGCTCACGCCTGCCTTTAATGTGTTCTGCTACCACCAACCACATTTAAGATAACACCCGCTATTAGTCTGGGTTTCAGCGATAGTAACTTACTTTAGTAAGCTGCTTTAGTTTACTAATAATCTACAAGTATATTAAAGCAAGCAACTTATTTAAATAATTATCTGACTGTACCTTAATTTATCTGCTGCTGTAATTTACTTAATTACGTATAGCTCAAAACTGCTTACCTTATTTCGTCTAGGTCAGATACCTATTGCTGTTTAGACGTTTAGAGTCAGACACTTTTTAAATTTAGTGTATTACTTTAATTCTCTTAACCTGATGCAGTAAGCTGCCAACGCGCATTAGTAAATTACTATTAACACATCAGTATATTACTTTAATTTAATTTAAATTTAACGTAACTGACTTTAAATTACCAATACAGAATAAGCAGTATATGGCAACTAAAGACTGGTTAGATAACCACGCTAAAGTGACGGCATACCTTGACTTCAGCCTCTACGCAAGTTTAGAGAAGTGGATGAAAACACACAAAATAAAAAAAGCGTCTCAGGCTCTCACAATTATACTTGAGCATTATTTAGAGGGCAATATTCCGATTGAAGTGATGCCAGAGAACCTTGAACAAGAGGTAAAACAGCTTAAGGTAAAAACCACCGAAATCGATGGTCTAGAAGCAGCCGTAGCCGAACAACAAAGGGAATTTAATGATGAGATTAACTCGCTTAGAACAGAAATAGATGGGCTACGGCAAGCCCTAATAAACGCGGGGTTATCATCTCTCAGAGAGAAGGTTGAGGACATCCCTAGAGGCAAAATTAAATTCTCATATTCTGATCTTGATGCTAAACAGGGGCTAACCAAGACCGACCTGTGTGAGCGGATAAATATCAACGGCAGTCAAATCAATCAATGGGCTACGATGCTCAACCTTGACCCTGATGAGTACCTGTATGAGTTGACTGGGTGGAAGAAACCGCTTAATGCTCGGCGATATTTCCCGGTAGTGGAGAACGAGCAGAAACAAGTAGCAAAAACTAGTCAGTAGTCAGAGAGCGATCGCCGATCTTCCCGTACACAGAAAGGAAATTTCCAATACCAACACCATTATCCAGCTGTTGGGGGACTGAATGAGTCTTGTTTTGCCCAGGTGCGAAGCCTGACAGTAAACCACAAGCATCCACACCAATTTGTCTACCAATGATAAGAAATTTGACATTTATATCGGCTAACGGTATTCTGATTTTTACTAAATTAGTATTTATGTACTATGATGATTATGTCGCAATTAAAAGATGTATACGAATTATTGTTTAGACCTAAAGCTTTTTTACGAAGGGATGTTGCAAAAGAGCTGAGTAAAAACAACTTTGAAATATTCCCTGCTGAGAAAAGAAAAGATTTTTACTCTAAGAAAGAAGAAGAAATTAAACAAGGGAGAAAAAATGAAATTAAGCAATCAAGAAAAGACTTATGTATAACTATCTTATGTTCTATCGGACTCCTCATTATTCCTTTGTTTGTTCGCTGGTTATTACATGGTCAATTAAAAGCCATCAGTGCCACAACTATTTTTGAACTTTTTACTTTGGTTATACCTGGAGTTGCCTCATTCAAAAAATCAAAAGACAGCAAGACTTTTGATGGAGATACTCTGCTGGAAAAAACAAATAATTTCTTATTTTATTTGATCGTTGGTATCTGTATTATATTTAACATATTTTTAAAAACAATAAAATTATAAAACTGACAGCTTAAAAGTCCTATTGCCCCCGATGATATATCAGGGGCTTTTAGTTTCTGTCTGCTGTCTTTAGTCTGTCTACGACTCTGCCGCTTCTGTCCCTTGTTCCATAAAGATTATGTCTACTTCTGTCCGCTCTGTCCGTCTGTCCAATTTGGGCTGATTTCGATAGTCGAGGCATCCAGCCAGACGGCCAGACTGTTCTCCACCAACTCGTTAAACAGTCGCTTCAACTCCTCGGAACTGAACCGTTGACCCTTAACCTTAAAGTTTGGCTGTATCTCAATAATGACTGCCGATGTTCTGACTGTGCGCTCTGGGCGTATTGCAGCAGTGATTGGGCATTGGGTGTTAGTGATTGCGAGTTAGATTAATCCAAGGCACGTCCAAAACCCCAGGTGTGTGCCTGGGGTTGATTATTTTAGGATATTCGGGACGATCTAAATTTTCGGGACACTGAAGAATGGCTTTTCTTGAAGCGTCCCCACTGAAAACCGTTGATTAATAATGCTTAGGGACATTCGGAACATTTTAACAAAATGGGGACAGGTAGTGTCAAAGCGGGTTGAAGGCGCGTGTTTCTCTAAAAGTCCCGATTGTCCCGATTAGTCAACAACCCTATATCTGCCGTGTTCGTCATTTCTTACCCGCCCCAGTTGTGCTAGTCCTGAGAGTGCGTCTCTAATCTGCTCTGTGCTGTAGCCATTGCGTTTTAATGCCCCCCTGATATCATCCACTCCCTTATAGCCCTTACCTAGTAGATAGTTCAAAATCCGTTGCTGCAACTGAGTTAACTGCACTTGGTCTTCAATCACCTCTGGTTGTGGCTGTTGTGGTTGGTCGATATCAAACTCAAGCAACAGGATTTTGTTTAACTGCTCTGGTGTATACCCATCTAGCTTGACTCCTTTGTGTTGCCCTGGCTTGTAATGCCTGATATCTGGCAGGATATCTAGCTGCATGGGGTCAACTGAAATGAAAATCAACGGTTGCCCCAATTGTTTCGACTGAGGCTTAAGTTGGTTGTACTGTGCCTTCAGTGCGGCCCTAACATCAGCATCATCAACGATTTTGGCGTTAGTGATGAGATTGAGTAGCACAGAGTAGCTGTCATTAACCGTGCCATCCTCTTCAACTGAGAAATTACCCTGAGCAATGATGTACAGATTCTTTCTGATGTTACTGTCACCCAGTCCCAGCGCAGCTAAGTTAAAACTTTGGGTGTCGATGAGCAAGCACACGTTAAGCTCACGCCCTACAGTAATTATGGTGCTGATTTTCTTGAGATAGGGGCTAAACCACTGGTCAGACTTGCAGGTTTCATAAATACTGTGCCAGTCAGCCAAGATTAATCGCACAGGCTGATTGTCAAACTCGTGGCGACGATGTTCACTAAAACGGCGGCGCTGATCATAGACGTTGTAAACCTCGTCAATTGCCGACATTGCGGCTCCTGGAGAGAGTGGGTCAAACAGCAACACCCGTCCTTTCTTGTCTAGACCGCAAAAACTGTCATTCTTTTGGGCAATCGCCCAGACGTTAGATTGTGGGAAGCGCTGGAAAAACTTGGTGAGCATATAGCTCTCAGTAACGCTCTTACCCGCCCCCGTACCACCCACAATCAAGGTTGAGCGCTTGGCTGCTAGGATACGGTTTAGTGGCTCTAGTGTGGGGCTAGTTTCATTAGCTGGTTGTTTCTGGTTCGCTTCTCCCGGTTCAGTCGTTACGGTTTCATCCCCTGTAATCGCCGTCAAGTCTTTTTCTCCTTTTACCTTATCGTTGGGGTCAATCGTCCCCTGTAAAGTCTGACTCCCTTGTAGATAAGGCGTTTTCATCTCACGCAGTTGCTTGATGTACTCTGCCTTCTGTTCTTCGGTCATCCCCGCCGTTTGCGCCGAAAATATTGCCTCGGATGCCTCCAATTGGGTGATTTCAATTTCAGTGTGAGCGTAAATCTCGGCTTTTTGGATATCCACAGTGCGATCTGAAGCGATTAGATCCAGGTCAGCTTGTAGTTGGACTTCTGCGATCGCAACATCTCGATAGCTCTCTAACAACTCGGAACGTGCGGCCATCTCTGCTCTTGCTGCATCGCGTTTTTGGGCGATGTCAACAAAAACAGCTTTCTGTTTTTCCTCGTCTTGGCAATGGCGCAGCATCCACCCAGCAAGCGCAAACCCCAGGAATCCACCAAACGCCCAAAACGGCTTATAT from Nostoc sp. UHCC 0302 encodes the following:
- a CDS encoding site-specific integrase, with translation MKINRFGRAEILTPDQINVLFTEGFVNPRDRALFGVCLYAACRINEACTLAVKDVFGSNGVRGVLVLRSVNTKGKRDTREIQVHPKLRQYLEEYNPNRRKEFLFPGRHGLLHIHKVSADKILRDTCVRLGIEGVSTHSFRRTALTRMSDAGIPLRHIQEISGHRTLAALERYLGVTEKQKQNAISALDF
- a CDS encoding ParA family protein, which translates into the protein MSSQKKIVTITGYKGGVGKSTTAVHLATFFSELGKTVLVDGDQNRTALAWSKRGSFPFPAVDERQALKVIADAQFVVIDTPARPDSDDLKELAKGCDLLILPTKPDIVSLEPMLLMVKDLGEANYRCLLTIVPPYPSKEGETLRQDLLNGGIPVFGAMIRRTVGFEKAAMAGVPIRDVDDSRLKTAWADYIALGKEVMEILK
- a CDS encoding type IV secretory system conjugative DNA transfer family protein is translated as MNYLSEKHKQLSESQQSGLMLWFGRLPMDKKAVAIGLSLTVGISSAAMAWKGESSDRIYFCVRTPKSYLKCNDKNNRPFRITPYYWEQWQLDGMPPQVVRDPAMGVNGLVKATNPYKPFWAFGGFLGFALAGWMLRHCQDEEKQKAVFVDIAQKRDAARAEMAARSELLESYRDVAIAEVQLQADLDLIASDRTVDIQKAEIYAHTEIEITQLEASEAIFSAQTAGMTEEQKAEYIKQLREMKTPYLQGSQTLQGTIDPNDKVKGEKDLTAITGDETVTTEPGEANQKQPANETSPTLEPLNRILAAKRSTLIVGGTGAGKSVTESYMLTKFFQRFPQSNVWAIAQKNDSFCGLDKKGRVLLFDPLSPGAAMSAIDEVYNVYDQRRRFSEHRRHEFDNQPVRLILADWHSIYETCKSDQWFSPYLKKISTIITVGRELNVCLLIDTQSFNLAALGLGDSNIRKNLYIIAQGNFSVEEDGTVNDSYSVLLNLITNAKIVDDADVRAALKAQYNQLKPQSKQLGQPLIFISVDPMQLDILPDIRHYKPGQHKGVKLDGYTPEQLNKILLLEFDIDQPQQPQPEVIEDQVQLTQLQQRILNYLLGKGYKGVDDIRGALKRNGYSTEQIRDALSGLAQLGRVRNDEHGRYRVVD
- a CDS encoding type II toxin-antitoxin system VapC family toxin, whose translation is MSLRFLLDTNILSEPARPIPNANVLHQLDIYKSEVAVSSVVVHELLYGCLRLPESKRREYLRNYIYESVLNLPVFDYDLKAAQWHAQERARLSQIGKTPAFVDGQIASIAFCNNLILVTNNISDFEFFNGLNVENWFVSKGEG
- a CDS encoding DUF4352 domain-containing protein, with protein sequence MNKFKYLSIAAFLLIISACTPSEKAKLEPSSSQANTADTTKIELVSKAVNGKVNRKGWEVSVTGVKYAGQKIQGKYTTHEAAEVWTVVSVTVKNTSAKRQRNDDALLLLAFPKLVDSKGNEYDSKDKEIKYDTDLLSKPFSPGEARSEDFLFDTPKGIKVDKLIIQDENFKSISLKL
- a CDS encoding DUF433 domain-containing protein; this translates as MMSQSAIITASPDVMSGTPVFAGTRVPVQTLLDYLKAGESIDDFLDGFPTVKREQVIAFLEAAQAQILKLVA
- a CDS encoding DUF5615 family PIN-like protein, whose translation is MNILIDECIDRRLARQLSNHIVKTVPQMGWAGIKDGELLRLAEIEFDVFITVDRNLPFQQNLAVLDLAVLVLQVPSNRLADIQLLLPKILAIVDTAPKGTATVVSE
- a CDS encoding mCpol domain-containing protein — its product is MSENLLICIGDGDNIGDVIDFYLLSENLAEASKFSFQVKAAIEKIAEFAQNEMNASLVYVAGDDICFTVQANLNILSNLVCYSNFFLKTTGKTMSFGVGQTSVEALVSLRKAKVSGKGRVINFRGGDN